A window of Candidatus Binataceae bacterium genomic DNA:
ATAGTCCGCTCCCTATTTACTGGACCTGACGGGTGTGGAGACGCAGAGCGGAGAGGACATCGTCGAGGTCGGTCTCGGCCAGCGACGGGCGGATCAAGTCGGCCTGCGCCAGCATCTCCGGGGCGCTAGTATGGGCGATCGCGAGCACCTTCATGCCTGCTGCGTGAGCGGCTTCGATGCCCGCCGTGGTATCCTCGACCACCAGACATTGTCGTGCTTGTATTTCTGCTCCCAGGCGCTGATTAAGGCGCATCAGCGCGAGCTGAAATAGGGCAGGGTCGGGCTTGCCGCACGCGACGTCATCGGCGCTGGCCACGGCCACGAAGCAATCGGCCAATTCCATCCGGCGCAAAATCAATTCGGCTTCATGACGAAGTGTCCCGGTTGCCAGGGCCAGCGGGAAACGCGCGGCGCAGTTGCAGACGAAGCGGTGGGCGGCGGGATAGAGCAGATTGGCGCCGTCGATCAGCTCCAGGTAGCGGCGTGCCTTGCGTTCGACCATTGCGGCTACGATTTCAGAACTGGACGGATGCCCCCGCTCACGTAGCATCAATTCGAAACATTCGCGATCGGTAAAATGAATTAGCCGGCGGAAGTAGTCCTCGCGCGCAAGCTCGATCCCTTCCTGGGCCAAAACTTCGGCGATACCGGTGAAATGCATCGGTTCGGTATCAACCAAGGTGCCGTCAAGATCGAAAACAATCGCAGCGACGGTGTCCATCATGCTTTTATGGCGAACCAGGGCGCTCAACTCACCGGCAGGCTGAAGCGCGCGCCCCAGGCATGGACCCGCAGCGGCTCGATTCGGACCATGAGGTTGGTTTCCCGACTGAGCGGCATGGTCCGGTACTGCGGGTACCGGTCGCGCAAATTGCGCAACGCCTCCATGTACTCCTCCTGCTCCTCGACTACTTGGGCTCGGCCCGCCACCAGGACGTAGGCAAGCTGGCTCCAGTCTTCCTCGTAATGGTCGATCAGCAGGGCGATTTGCGCGTTGGCCGTGATGTTGCGCATCCGCTTGAGCTGCAAACCGCGCTGCCGTTTGGGTTTTTCGTCGATCACAAAATAAAAATTGCTGCCATCAAACCAGTAACATACCGGGATCGCGTGTGGCAGGCCCTCGGGAGTGGCGGTAGCCAAGCGGGCCACGCGCGCCAGCGAGACAAAAGCGCGGATGGCCGGCTGCTGAAGCACAGCGATTCCATCGATCGCCATCGTCAACCCACAGTCACAACAATTTTGCGCAGGTCTGGATCAGCGGCGGTTGGGTGTGTTGGCTCCAACAGCGCGGCCAATGCTCGTGCGCTCAATGCTTTGCGGGCAATTTCGACGGGGTTAGAGCGCGTCAGGCTGACGGCCGGTTCGTTCATCCAGTCTAGCGCCATTAAGTTAGATTTCACCGATAACGGGTAAAAAGTTATCCTAGCTGCAGCCTCCCGTCCATCGAGTTGCCGTGGCGGCGGCGATGCGGCCAGGATCTAGACCGGCCGGCTATGCAATCCAATACGCCGCGCAAATGTGCTAGACTCAAATGGTAGGTGCGGTCCATGGCAAATCCTGAAAATATATGGTTGGAAGCGCAGCGCTCGCTGGAGCGCGGCAAGCCGTTCGCGCTAGCTACCGTGATCAACGTGCGCGGTTCCACCCCGCGCGAGGTGGGGGCCAAGATGCTGGTGCGCGACGACGGTCAGGTGGGGACGATCGGCGGCGGATGCGGCGAGGCAGAAGTGTTTCGCAAGGCCCGCCTGCTGCTTGAAGAGGGCAGCGGGGCGCGAATGGCCGAGGTCGATTTGACGGGCGATTTCGACCAGGAAGAGATCGGCACTTGCGGCGGGATCATGGATGTTTTCATCGATCGCTGGGAACCTGGCCGCGATCTACCGGTGGTCCAGCGGATGGCGGAGGCGGTGCGCAAAAGCCAGCCGCTGGCTTTGATAACGATGATCGAGCCCACGGCTCCTCAAGAGCCGGTGCGCAGCATAATCGCGCCTGACGAGGCTCCTGGGCTGCCGCTCGAGATCGCGCCGGAGTCGGTCCGGCAACTCGAAGATCTGACTCGGCGCGCGTTGCCCGGACTCTTGGATATAGGTCAAGACGGAAAACTCACCGCGACTTATCGTACCAGCGAGGAGCATGCGCAACTTTTCGTGGATCCGCTACCCGGCGCGCAGCGGCTGGTGATCGCGGGAGCGGGGCACGTCGGTCAGGCACTGTGTCGGGTGGCGGCGCTGCTCGGTTTTCACGTCACGGTAATCGACGACCGCGCTCAGTTCGCCAATTTCGAGCGGTTTCCTGAGGCCACCGATGTGATTGTGCGTTCGTTCGAAAAAGCAATTGGCGCGCTCAAGTTGGATCGCAATTGCTATGTGGTCGCGGTCACCCGCGGCCATTCCTATGACGAGATAGTCTTGCGGGAGACTCTCAAACAGGAGCCGGGCCCCGGTTATTTGGGGATGATCGGCTCGCGCCGGCGGGTCAAAGCCACCTTGGAGCGACTGGAGCGTGACGGCTTTAATCCCGCCCGTCTGGAGCAGATCCACGCACCGATCGGGCTCGACATAGGCGCGGAGACGCCCGAAGAAATCGCCATTTCGGTAATGGCCGAAATTGTTCGCGAGCGCCGGCTGGGGACTCGTGATGCCAGTTCGATGGGGGTCAAGCTTGGCCGCTTGAAACCGGCGCTCTCCCGCGCGTCGTGAGCACGCCGGCTTCGTTGGAAGGCGTATTACTGGCGGCTGGCGAATCGCGCCGCATGGGTTATCCCAAGGCGCTGCTTACCTTGGAGGGCGATACTTTCATTTCCCACCTGACCCGTCGGATGCTAGCCGTCGTGCCCCGCCTTATCGTCGTGGTGGGGGCTTATGGCGAATTGGTTCACGCGGCTGTTCCCGCCGACCGCCGCATCCGAGTAGTGATCAACCCCAATTTTCGGGCCGGCCAGTTGTCCTCGCTCAAGTGCGCCCTGGCGGCGGTCCATCCCAACAGCGTTGGTATTATGCTTCATCTTATCGACCATCCTCTGGTCGCCACGCAAACCTTCGAGCGGATGAGCGAGGAATTCATGGGCTTGGCCCGCCCGATCGTGATCGCGCGCTACGCGGGCAAGCGGGGCCATCCGGTGATTTTTGGTCGCCCGCTCTTCGAAGAGTTGCTGGCAGCGCCGCTGGACAGGGGTGCGCGGGTGGTGGTCGATCGCGACCCAGCCCGAGTCGCTTATGTCGATGTCCCAGATGCTGGTGTGACCGCGGATTTGGATACGCCCGCCGACCTCGCCCAGGCTGGGTTGGCCCCACCCCCAAAAATTGATGGTTAGTCGCTGCCGGCCATCTCGCGCAGTTCCTTGGTCGCTTCGGTAGCGACCGAAGGATTGGTGGCGCCGGCGTCGGCGGCTTGCTTGAGGTA
This region includes:
- a CDS encoding HAD family phosphatase — its product is MMDTVAAIVFDLDGTLVDTEPMHFTGIAEVLAQEGIELAREDYFRRLIHFTDRECFELMLRERGHPSSSEIVAAMVERKARRYLELIDGANLLYPAAHRFVCNCAARFPLALATGTLRHEAELILRRMELADCFVAVASADDVACGKPDPALFQLALMRLNQRLGAEIQARQCLVVEDTTAGIEAAHAAGMKVLAIAHTSAPEMLAQADLIRPSLAETDLDDVLSALRLHTRQVQ
- a CDS encoding TIGR03668 family PPOX class F420-dependent oxidoreductase; the protein is MAIDGIAVLQQPAIRAFVSLARVARLATATPEGLPHAIPVCYWFDGSNFYFVIDEKPKRQRGLQLKRMRNITANAQIALLIDHYEEDWSQLAYVLVAGRAQVVEEQEEYMEALRNLRDRYPQYRTMPLSRETNLMVRIEPLRVHAWGARFSLPVS
- a CDS encoding XdhC/CoxI family protein, whose product is MANPENIWLEAQRSLERGKPFALATVINVRGSTPREVGAKMLVRDDGQVGTIGGGCGEAEVFRKARLLLEEGSGARMAEVDLTGDFDQEEIGTCGGIMDVFIDRWEPGRDLPVVQRMAEAVRKSQPLALITMIEPTAPQEPVRSIIAPDEAPGLPLEIAPESVRQLEDLTRRALPGLLDIGQDGKLTATYRTSEEHAQLFVDPLPGAQRLVIAGAGHVGQALCRVAALLGFHVTVIDDRAQFANFERFPEATDVIVRSFEKAIGALKLDRNCYVVAVTRGHSYDEIVLRETLKQEPGPGYLGMIGSRRRVKATLERLERDGFNPARLEQIHAPIGLDIGAETPEEIAISVMAEIVRERRLGTRDASSMGVKLGRLKPALSRAS
- a CDS encoding nucleotidyltransferase family protein — protein: MEGVLLAAGESRRMGYPKALLTLEGDTFISHLTRRMLAVVPRLIVVVGAYGELVHAAVPADRRIRVVINPNFRAGQLSSLKCALAAVHPNSVGIMLHLIDHPLVATQTFERMSEEFMGLARPIVIARYAGKRGHPVIFGRPLFEELLAAPLDRGARVVVDRDPARVAYVDVPDAGVTADLDTPADLAQAGLAPPPKIDG